The proteins below come from a single Bacteroidales bacterium genomic window:
- a CDS encoding DUF4159 domain-containing protein, with amino-acid sequence MKKIQILTVFILLSANIFCQGNIKIALVKYSGGGDWYANPTSLPNLIKFCNENIGTNIHPEPATVDIGSPDILNYPFTHITGHGNIVFSENDVKNLRTYLLAGGFLHIDDNYGIDQYIQREMKKVFPELDFVELPFSHPIYHQTFSFPNGLPKIHEHDDNPPQGFGLIWEGRLICYYTFETDLGDGWEHPAVHNDTEEAHREALKMGANLIEYVFDN; translated from the coding sequence ATGAAAAAAATTCAAATATTAACTGTATTTATTTTATTATCCGCAAATATTTTTTGTCAAGGAAACATTAAAATAGCATTAGTGAAATATTCAGGGGGCGGCGATTGGTACGCAAATCCAACATCATTACCAAATCTTATCAAATTTTGTAATGAGAATATAGGAACGAATATTCATCCAGAACCTGCTACTGTAGATATAGGAAGCCCTGATATTTTAAACTATCCATTTACTCATATAACCGGTCATGGAAATATTGTTTTCTCTGAGAATGATGTAAAAAATCTACGCACCTATTTACTTGCCGGCGGTTTTTTGCACATTGACGACAATTACGGTATTGATCAATATATTCAGCGCGAAATGAAAAAGGTTTTTCCTGAATTGGATTTCGTTGAATTACCATTTTCTCACCCTATCTATCATCAAACGTTTAGTTTTCCTAACGGACTGCCCAAAATCCACGAACATGATGATAATCCACCTCAAGGATTCGGATTAATCTGGGAAGGAAGATTAATTTGTTATTACACTTTTGAAACCGACTTAGGTGACGGATGGGAACATCCTGCCGTTCATAATGATACGGAGGAAGCTCATAGAGAAGCGTTAAAAATGGGAGCAAACTTAATTGAATATGTGTTTGATAATTAA
- a CDS encoding 16S rRNA (uracil(1498)-N(3))-methyltransferase: MEIFYQPEIKSGYYSLTEDESRHIIKVLRKNLGDNIKITNGKGELFDAEIIEIGKKKVSVNVLSSETKPVNRDYYLHLAVAPTKMMDRFEWIVEKCVEIGIDEISPIICEHSERKIIKNERLVSIAVSAMKQSGNINLPKINQQQTYNEFIENKFEGSLCIAHCSNGGKVYYYDEVKKGYNLILIGPEGDFSKTEIEEAIKRGYKAVSLGNSILRVETAAIVACTSASIKNHK; this comes from the coding sequence GGAAATAAAATCGGGTTATTATTCACTAACCGAAGATGAGTCGAGACATATTATCAAAGTCTTACGCAAGAATTTGGGTGATAACATTAAGATTACCAACGGCAAAGGAGAATTATTTGATGCCGAGATAATTGAAATAGGTAAAAAGAAGGTTTCGGTTAATGTTTTGTCTTCCGAAACCAAACCTGTTAATCGAGATTATTATTTACATTTAGCAGTTGCTCCAACTAAAATGATGGACAGATTTGAATGGATTGTAGAGAAATGTGTCGAAATCGGGATTGATGAAATTTCTCCTATTATATGTGAACATTCGGAAAGAAAGATAATTAAAAATGAACGGCTTGTAAGTATTGCTGTTTCGGCAATGAAACAATCGGGAAATATTAATCTTCCTAAGATTAATCAACAACAAACTTATAATGAGTTTATTGAAAATAAGTTCGAGGGGAGTTTATGTATTGCACATTGTTCCAATGGCGGTAAAGTTTATTATTATGATGAAGTAAAAAAAGGATATAATCTTATTCTAATTGGTCCTGAAGGCGATTTTTCAAAAACCGAAATTGAAGAGGCAATAAAAAGAGGATACAAAGCCGTTAGTTTAGGGAACAGCATTTTAAGAGTTGAAACCGCAGCAATAGTTGCATGCACCTCTGCTTCAATCAAAAATCATAAATAA